One Dioscorea cayenensis subsp. rotundata cultivar TDr96_F1 chromosome 15, TDr96_F1_v2_PseudoChromosome.rev07_lg8_w22 25.fasta, whole genome shotgun sequence genomic region harbors:
- the LOC120278091 gene encoding agamous-like MADS-box protein AGL29 encodes MQPSSTKKTKGRQKIEIKKIESEDVCHVTFSKRRIGVFKKASDLSTLCGANIALVVHSPTGKPYSFGCPDVEEVINRYFIGVTMDDVLGLTQGQGGHPTLLKELNEKFMEESKRIDDGKAKKVMVEGAKKELGNEKFILAMSSDMEELPLYELEGLEADLEKIKMRLDASARELLMNVNPLDIIGTYNQDLAMAPFAGSGANPFEGNMGFGFFGQGNY; translated from the coding sequence ATGCAGCCCTCTTCCACAAAGAAGACCAAAGGGAGACAAAAGATCGAGATCAAGAAGATTGAGAGTGAGGATGTttgccatgtgacattctcgaAGCGCCGCATCGGAGTGTTCAAGAAGGCGAGTGATCTTTCTACTCTCTGTGGAGCAAACATTGCACTGGTGGTGCACTCTCCGACTGGTAAGCCATACTCATTCGGATGCCCTGATGTGGAGGAGGTGATCAACCGGTATTTCATAGGAGTCACCATGGATGATGTTCTGGGCCTGACTCAAGGACAAGGAGGACATCCAACCCTTCTCAAGGAACTCAATGAGAAATTCATGGAGGAGTCAAAAAGGATTGATGATGGAAAAGCCAAGAAAGTGATGGTGGAGGGGGCTAAGAAAGAATTAGGGAATGAGAAGTTTATTCTTGCTATGAGTTCTGACATGGAAGAGCTTCCACTTTATGAGCTTGAGGGACTTGAGGCGGACCTTGAGAAGATTAAGATGAGACTTGATGCAAGTGCTAGAGAGCTTCTCATGAATGTGAATCCATTGGACATTATTGGTACCTACAACCAAGATCTTGCTATGGCTCCATTTGCTGGTAGTGGAGCAAACCCTTTTGAAGGGAACATGGGGTTTGGGTTCTTTGGTCAGGGGAACTATTAG
- the LOC120276846 gene encoding uncharacterized protein LOC120276846 — protein MASRSPSPTPSNKTPDTSIRKSGSFHNLSKHSISPDVHQRSSGSKAGTPSRSLRASLELKENERDQHSLRQGKVKSPAMASLKNFMAPTISASSKVVAASPRRRILGDRNEMVSVSVSDSPKSETRMMDLEIKKSSEDVVVPKFPISPVCDSLPPYDPLTNYLSPRPQFLRYNPNRRVEKCYLKKDVAFFDEPEGDGISDDSFLSDCFTDITEEMQSSDLQKSSQEEEEEEEEEEEVQGETKPQIVHIQTTRSTSRSKLVPFLLVLVMACLCIPLSDSPLVVSPSSVLKEGSLAKVEIREYLTDIAAFAKLNLEGLSDRMSHWSVNTMSYLATMPWLQKDSDFGVFHLPNISTTASDEDVAIDFFSFSETRPNQEHWNVELETEQFLIEDVEELEEEVEELENGGFLGPEPEVKEVEETDEVNESEMGLVAFHDVLENDHEVPTVEEVAKEDYTGVASVVEGKTEESPLSIHPVSGGLGIVENQEDIDELNSIVEILPVAGFDGKQSIKAAKEDSMAAASKMERKTEESLLGIHPVSDELGMVENQIDTHVLNSTVEMLPVAGFDGKHSTLKSKEIMNHGAKIFVAVIAVIGAIVVLYLNRRKSSADGNHGLDDKYDNVMQKFTEEVEMAGYSGSSDGSSLNNKTSYDQQRARGAKLEDSLGHERSLRRDSSALSSISYGSFTTYERLSAKKGAKDESAVTPVRRSSRIRNQVVSP, from the exons atggCTTCTCGTTCTCCTTCTCCCACTCCCTCTAATAAAACCCCAGACACCAGCATCAGAAAGAGTGGAAGTTTTCACAACCTCTCTAAGCATTCAATCTCTCCAG ATGTTCATCAGAGGAGCTCAGGATCGAAGGCCGGGACGCCGTCGAGATCCCTGCGTGCTTCTTTGGAGCTGAAGGAGAATGAGAGGGATCAACATAGCTTGAGACAAGGCAAGGTGAAGTCGCCTGCCATGGCTTCTTTGAAGAACTTCATGGCTCCAACCATCTCGGCTTCTTCCAAGGTGGTGGCAGCATCGCCGAGGAGGAGGATTCTTGGTGACCGAAATGAGATGGTCTCGGTCTCGGTCTCGGATTCTCCGAAGTCCGAGACTAGAATGATGGATCTTGAGATCAAGAAGAGCAGCGAAGATGTTGTTGTTCCTAAGTTTCCCATTTCTCCAGTGTGTGATTCTCTTCCTCCTTATGATCCTTTGACCAACTACCTCTCCCCTCGGCCTCAGTTCCTTCGCTATAATCCAAATCGTCGGGTTGAGAAGTGTTATCTCAAGAAAGATGTGGCCTTTTTTGATGAACCTGAAGGAGATGGGATATCAGATGATAGCTTCTTGTCAGATTGCTTCACAGATATTACTGAAGAAATGCAATCCTCTGATCTTCAGAAGAGCtctcaagaagaagaggaggaggaggaagaagaagaagaagttcaGGGTGAAACAAAACCACAGATAGTTCACATCCAAACAACTCGGTCTACTTCAAGGTCTAAActtgttccttttcttttggtTCTGGTAATGGCTTGCCTTTGTATCCCCTTATCAGATTCACCGCTTGTTGTTTCACCATCATCTGTGTTGAAAGAAGGGTCTTTGGCAAAGGTTGAAATTAGAGAGTATTTGACTGATATTGCAGCATTTGCCAAGCTCAATCTTGAAGGGCTGAGTGATAGGATGAGTCATTGGTCTGTGAATACCATGTCTTATCTTGCTACCATGCCTTGGCTTCAAAAAGACAGTGACTTTGGGGTGTTCCATCTGCCTAACATATCAACAACAGCGTCTGATGAAGACGTTGCTATTGATTTTTTCAGCTTCAGTGAAACAAGACCGAACCAGGAACATTGGAATGTGGAGCTTGAAACAGAGCAATTTCTTATTGAGGATGTAGAGGAGCTAGAGGAAGAAGTGGAGGAGTTGGAGAATGGGGGATTTCTTGGACCTGAACCTGAGGTGAAGGAAGTGGAGGAAACTGATGAAGTGAATGAATCAGAAATGGGACTAGTGGCCTTTCATGATGTGCTTGAGAATGATCATGAGGTGCCAACAGTGGAAGAAGTAGCAAAAGAAGATTATACCGGTGTTGCAAGTGTCGTGGAAGGGAAGACCGAAGAGAGTCCTCTCAGTATTCATCCTGTGAGTGGTGGGCTTGGAATTGTGGAAAATCAAGAAGATATTGATGAGCTTAATTCCATTGTTGAAATTTTGCCTGTTGCTGGCTTTGATGGCAAACAATCTATCAAAGCTGCAAAAGAAGATTCTATGGCTGCTGCAAGTAAGATGGAAAGGAAGACTGAAGAAAGTCTCCTTGGTATCCATCCTGTGAGTGATGAGCTTGGAATGGTGGAAAATCAAATAGATACTCATGTGCTTAATTCCACTGTTGAAATGTTGCCTGTTGCCGGGTTTGATGGCAAACACTCAACTCTCAAATCGAAGGAGATTATGAATCATGGAGCCAAAATATTCGTAGCAGTCATAGCTGTTATTGGTGCAATTGTTGTTCTCTACTTAAATCGAAGAAAATCTTCTGCTGATGGAAATCATGGTCTCGATGATAAATATGACAATGTAATGCAAAAATTTACAGAAGAGGTTGAAATGGCGGGGTATTCAGGTTCTTCTGATGGCAGTAGCTTAAACAACAAAACATCTTATGATCAGCAAAGGGCAAGGGGAGCGAAGCTGGAAGATTCTCTCGGCCATGAGAGAAGTCTCAGAAGGGACTCTAGTGCATTGTCTTCCATTTCTTATGGAAGCTTTACAACATATGAGAGACTGTCAGctaaaaag GGAGCAAAGGATGAAAGTGCTGTGACTCCAGTGAGGCGATCAAGTAGAATTAGAAACCAAGTTGTTTCTCCATGA
- the LOC120278090 gene encoding riboflavin biosynthesis protein PYRD, chloroplastic: MANSLACPSHTIRTLFPLLHSKPQPFIAINARARPSGAQIPSGNPRRFIGVRCQVTDDTRFMRRCVELARTAIGCTSPNPMVGCVIVKDGAVVGEGFHPKAGQPHAEVFAVRDAGALAENATAYVSLEPCNHYGRTPPCTEALIGAKLKRVVIGMVDPNPIVASKGVEKLRDAGMEVVVGVEELMCRKLNEAYIHKMLTGKPFVTLRYSLSFNGGILNHLGEGAEEFGGYYSQLLQEYDAVIISSDSLSKMSELPTSKETRANQPLIIVIARNNTSSICLPSPATGTQILILSEKAITVQPKSEEIKNTVIQKLNLSTILDYCATLGLCSILFDFRADDVCFTQFLEDSFKEQLLQKVVMEISPAWDVTGDTSMLNFGSQSFKLKDLQSRLANDSIIAEGYIA, encoded by the exons ATGGCGAATTCCTTGGCATGCCCATCTCACACCATCCGAACCCTTTTCCCTCTCCTCCACTCCAAACCCCAACCTTTCATTGCCATCAATGCCCGCGCAAGGCCCTCCGGCGCCCAGATCCCCTCCGGCAATCCCCGGCGTTTCATCGGCGTTCGTTGCCAGGTGACGGATGATACGCGTTTCATGCGGAGGTGCGTCGAGCTCGCCCGGACAGCGATCGGATGCACTAGCCCCAATCCGATGGTCGGCTGCGTCATCGTTAAGGATGGCGCCGTCGTCGGCGAAGGGTTCCATCCCAAGGCCGGCCAACCCCATGCTGAG GTTTTCGCTGTGAGAGATGCCGGGGCGCTGGCGGAGAACGCCACGGCGTATGTGAGCTTGGAGCCTTGCAACCATTACGGGAGGACTCCTCCGTGCACGGAAGCGCTTATAGGTGCGAAGTTGAAGCGAGTGGTGATTGGGATGGTGGATCCGAACCCCATTGTGGCATCAAAAGGAGTGGAGAAGCTCAGAGATGCAGGAATGGAGGTTGTTGTTGGTGTGGAGGAATTGATGTGTAGGAAGCTCAATGAAGCTTATATTCATAAGATGCTTACTGGGAAGCCATTTGTGACTTTGAG GTATTCCCTCTCGTTCAATGGAGGGATACTAAATCATTTGGGGGAAGGAGCTGAAGAATTTGGTGGATACTATTCACAACTGCTGCAGGAATATGATGCTGTTATAATATCTAGTGATTCTTTATCCAAAATGTCAGAACTGCCAACATCAAAAGAAACCAGAGCCAATCAACCTCTGATCATTGTGATAGCAAGAAACAATACTTCTTCGATATGCCTTCCTAGTCCCGCTACCGGAACACAAATACTAATCTTGTCAGAGAAAGCCATAACTGTGCAACCAAAATCagaggaaataaaaaatacagtCATTCAAAAGTTAAACTTAAGCACAATTCTTGATTATTGTGCGACTCTAGGACTTTGCAGCATTTTGTTCGATTTCAGAGCAGATGATGTATGTTTCACTCAATTTCTTGAAGACAGCTTCAAGGAGCAGTTATTGCAGAAGGTAGTGATGGAAATAAGCCCCGCATGGGATGTAACCGGAGACACTTCTATGTTGAATTTCGGGAGTCAATCATTCAAATTGAAAGATTTACAGTCAAGATTAGCAAATGACAGCATTATTGCCGAGGGTTACATTGCGTAG
- the LOC120278053 gene encoding uncharacterized protein LOC120278053 isoform X2, which translates to MACIHISRSGISSPALLRLRPAPPRRRASSLVLRSQLQDSDGEEKPESLFMKELKRRGMTQRSLLEEREAEVEEEGGVGERGRGKRRNGVAEADFSKAVLNQREKSMALNSEGLEGLIPRAKILLTIGGTFFLGFWPLILITVSSFAALYFYFGPNFVHDASKITATPPPYVDPYTLLEDERLSQVAPYVK; encoded by the exons ATGGCTTGCATCCATATCTCTCGATCTGGCATCTCGTCTCCGGCTCTCCTCCGCCTCCGCCCTGCGCCGCCTCGGCGGCGGGCTTCTTCTCTTGTCCTTCGTTCTCAGCTTCAGGATTCTGATG GGGAGGAGAAGCCGGAATCGCTGTTCATGAAGGAGTTGAAGCGGAGGGGGATGACGCAGAGGTCGTTGCTGGAGGAGCGGGAGGCGGAGGTGGAGGAAGAGGGTGGTGTTGGGGAGCGTGGCCGTGGGAAGAGGCGGAATGGTGTTGCAGAAGCTGATTTTAGCAAAGCGGTGTTGAATCAGAGGGAGAAGTCCATGGCACTGAACAGTGAAGGACTTGAG GGATTGATTCCTCGGGCAAAAATACTTTTGACAATTGGAGGGACTTTCTTTCTGGGATTTTGGCCTTTGATCCTGATCACAGTCTCCTCTTTTGCAGCTCTGTACTTT TATTTCGGGCCAAATTTCGTGCATGATGCCAGCAAGATCACAGCAACACCACCACCATATGTAGATCCCTACACCCTGCTTGAAGATGAAAGGTTATCTCAAGTGGCTCCATATGTGAAATGA
- the LOC120276663 gene encoding pyruvate kinase isozyme A, chloroplastic-like — protein MAASITNPLICGQIRLQTRFPARALGNSRVRVRVGVRAAAGPVLEKKGAAIGVDVVSEAELKEKGLMGLRKTKLVCTVGPACSSDEGLEKLAIGGMNVARLNMCHNSREWHQRVIRAIRRLNQEKGFCVAVMIDTEGSQMHMVGLGGDSSVKAEDGSMWLFTTEKFEGYRPCTVQVNYEGFAEGILVGDEVVVDGGMATFEVVEKVGNDLLCKCSDPGLLLSRAKLSFRRNGELVGKSVGPPTLSAKDWADIEFGISEGVDFIAVSFVKDANDIENLKSYLSERSSDSIKVLAKIESLESLKNLLDIIEASDGIMVARGDLGVEVPLEQIPTIQEKITLMCRQLNKPVIIASQLLESMVEYPTPTRAEVADVSQAVRQNADALMLSGESAVGSYADKALSVLRMTSGRMELWSREENQKNLFPPQLAISLPDRVTEQTCNCAVQMANNLGVDAIFVYTKHGLMASLLSRNRPNPPVFAFTDNANARMAMNLNWGIIPFELPLSADMEINIKNTFSLVKKRSIVNVGDVILVVSDLSHSSAVPSVFQSIQVRTIA, from the exons ATGGCGGCCTCCATCACCAATCCTCTCATCTGCGGGCAAATCCGCCTTCAAACCCGCTTCCCGGCTCGCGCTTTGGGGaattctagggttagggttcgtGTTGGAGTCCGCGCGGCGGCTGGACCGGTGTTGGAGAAGAAAGGAGCTGCTATTGGTGTTGATGTGGTTTCGGAGGCGGAGCTCAAGGAGAAAGGGCTCATGGGGTTGCGGAAGACGAAGCTGGTGTGCACCGTGGGGCCGGCTTGCAGCTCCGATGAAGGATTGGAGAAGCTGGCCATTGGAGGGATGAATGTGGCCAGGCTCAATATGTGCCACAACTCGAGGGAGTGGCATCAGCGTGTGATTAGAGCAATAAGGAGGTTGAATCAGGAGAAAGGATTTTGTGTTGCTGTGATGATTGATACCGAGGGGAGCCAGATGCATATGGTCGGTCTCGGGGGTGATTCATCCGTCAAAGCTgag GATGGATCAATGTGGTTATTTACAACCGAGAAGTTTGAGGGCTATCGGCCATGCACAGTTCAAGTGAACTATGAAGGGTTTGCTGAAG GTATTTTGGTGGGCGATGAAGTGGTTGTAGATGGTGGGATGGCAACTTTTGAAGTTGTAGAGAAGGTAGGGAATGATTTGCTGTGTAAATGCTCTGATCCAGGTTTGCTTCTTTCTCGAGCCAAGTTGTCATTCCGGAGGAACGGTGAACTTGTTGGGAAGAGTGTTGGGCCCCCAACTTTATCCGCAAAG GACTGGGCTGACATTGAATTCGGAATTTCTGAAGGAGTTGATTTTATTGCTGTTTCCTTTGTAAAGGATGCTAATGACATTGAGAATCTCAAAAGCTATCTTTCTGAAAGATCTTCAGA TTCCATTAAAGTTCTGGCTAAGATTGAGAGCCTGGAGTCTCTTAAGAATCTACTTGACATTATAGAGGCATCTGATGGGATCATGGTGGCCCGTGGTGATCTTGGTGTCGAGGTTCCACTTGAGCAGATCCCCACCATCCAAGAAAAGATAACCCTTATGTGCAGGCAGCTGAACAAACCTGTGATTATAGCTTCTCAACTTCTTGAATCCATGGTAGAATATCCAACCCCAACAAGAGCTGAG GTTGCAGATGTTTCCCAGGCTGTAAGACAAAATGCAGATGCCTTGATGTTATCTGGTGAGTCTGCAGTTGGATCTTATGCCGATAAAGCTCTCTCCGTCTTGCGTATGACAAGTGGACGCATGGAACTTTGGAGCCgtgaagaaaatcaaaaaaatcttttcCCACCTCAACTGGCAATATCCTTGCCCGACCGTGTCACCGAGCAGACTTGCAACTGTGCTGTACAAATGG CTAACAACCTGGGTGTCGATGCGATTTTCGTATACACTAAGCATGGACTGATGGCATCACTACTCTCTCGTAATCGTCCGAATCCGCCTGTGTTTGCATTCACAGACAATGCTAATGCGAGAATGGCGATGAACTTGAACTGGGGAATCATCCCATTTGAGCTGCCATTATCAGCAGACAtggaaataaatatcaagaatacattCAGTCTAGTGAAGAAGAGAAGCATTGTGAATGTTGGAGATGTTATTCTGGTAGTCTCTGATTTGAGCCATTCCTCTGCTGTTCCTTCTGTTTTCCAGTCAATTCAGGTCAGAACAATTGCATGA
- the LOC120278053 gene encoding uncharacterized protein LOC120278053 isoform X1: MACIHISRSGISSPALLRLRPAPPRRRASSLVLRSQLQDSDGESNGEEKPESLFMKELKRRGMTQRSLLEEREAEVEEEGGVGERGRGKRRNGVAEADFSKAVLNQREKSMALNSEGLEGLIPRAKILLTIGGTFFLGFWPLILITVSSFAALYFYFGPNFVHDASKITATPPPYVDPYTLLEDERLSQVAPYVK, translated from the exons ATGGCTTGCATCCATATCTCTCGATCTGGCATCTCGTCTCCGGCTCTCCTCCGCCTCCGCCCTGCGCCGCCTCGGCGGCGGGCTTCTTCTCTTGTCCTTCGTTCTCAGCTTCAGGATTCTGATGGTGAATCGAATG GGGAGGAGAAGCCGGAATCGCTGTTCATGAAGGAGTTGAAGCGGAGGGGGATGACGCAGAGGTCGTTGCTGGAGGAGCGGGAGGCGGAGGTGGAGGAAGAGGGTGGTGTTGGGGAGCGTGGCCGTGGGAAGAGGCGGAATGGTGTTGCAGAAGCTGATTTTAGCAAAGCGGTGTTGAATCAGAGGGAGAAGTCCATGGCACTGAACAGTGAAGGACTTGAG GGATTGATTCCTCGGGCAAAAATACTTTTGACAATTGGAGGGACTTTCTTTCTGGGATTTTGGCCTTTGATCCTGATCACAGTCTCCTCTTTTGCAGCTCTGTACTTT TATTTCGGGCCAAATTTCGTGCATGATGCCAGCAAGATCACAGCAACACCACCACCATATGTAGATCCCTACACCCTGCTTGAAGATGAAAGGTTATCTCAAGTGGCTCCATATGTGAAATGA